The Miscanthus floridulus cultivar M001 chromosome 7, ASM1932011v1, whole genome shotgun sequence genome includes a region encoding these proteins:
- the LOC136465515 gene encoding transcription factor MYB3R-2-like, with the protein MRRSADGVTTRRSSGSGRSSSCSRKIDWIADEHGGLQRPSKRFKAEERKRTAECLSHKTGNSVKRRNTWSQDEDAILIQMVGPHCKNKWSNVARSIPGRSREQCRERWMFYLDPAMNNQPWSEQEDITLIRAHRILGNKWCKLATHFPGRTGKAIKNRWHTLMNGKRNSDYIRGLTIDNKFFGTIKSGQDSCINIQVAVDCPIRPKPEQGFTEDGRNAALKKKGSDSMYSERYVSVNVSERQIARSSLPVVTKEKEALPSSSVVQKVSCVAENFDTSLQKKESTNCLEAPLNGVDAGFYPARDHVSIHDHFDDICSSANPESPELHLANIAALLDMSYCDSLMIVPPDSPNDGNSMEGTGH; encoded by the exons ATGCGGCGGAGCGCAGACGGCGTCACCACGCGGCG GAGCTCCGGCAGCGGCAGGTCCTCGAGTTGCTCGCGCAAAATCGATTGGATTGCAGACGAG CATGGGGGACTCCAGAGGCCTTCTAAACGATTCAAGGCTGAAGAACGGAAAAGGACAG CTGAGTGCCTATCCCACAAGACAGGTAATTCAGTCAAGAGGAGGAACACATGGTCACAAGAT GAAGATGCTATTCTTATTCAAATGGTAGGCCCGCATTGCAAAAACAAATGGTCCAATGTTGCACGCTCTATACCTGGTCGTAGTCGAGAACAATGCCGAGAAAG ATGGATGTTTTATCTTGACCCTGCTATGAACAACCAGCCATGGTCAGAACAGGAGGACATAACATTGATCCGTGCTCATCGTATTCTTGGAAACAAATGGTGTAAACTGGCTACACATTTTCCTGGCAG GACAGGGAAAGCAATTAAGAATCGCTGGCATACACTTATGAATGGAAAAAGGAATTCGGATTATATCAGAGGATTGACTATAGATAATAAATTCTTTGGCACCATTAAGAGTGGCCAGGATTCATGCATAAATATTCAAGTTGCAGTGGATTGCCCAATAAGACCCAAACCAGAACAAGGATTCACAGAAGATGGTAGGAATGCAGCACTGAAGAAAAAGGGTTCTGATTCTATGTACAGTGAACGGTATGTTTCAGTCAATGTCTCTGAAAGGCAAATTGCTAGGTCTAGTTTGCCCGTGGTAACCAAGGAAAAAGAGGCCTTGCCATCAAGTTCAGTGGTTCAGAAGGTCTCTTGTGTTGCAGAAAATTTTGATACATCCCTGCAAAAAAAGGAATCGACAAATTGTCTTGAAGCTCCACTTAACGGTGTAGATGCAGGCTTCTATCCAGCTCGTGATCATGTATCTATTCATGATCATTTTGATGACATATGTAGTAGTGCCAATCCAGAGTCACCGGAGCTACATCTGGCAAACATAGCAGCTCTTCTGGACATGTCAT atTGTGACAGCTTGATGATCGTTCCACCTGATTCTCCAAATGATGGAAACTCAATGGAAGGGACGGGgcattag
- the LOC136466991 gene encoding rop guanine nucleotide exchange factor 9-like, with product MVRFLRRGHSLDKTGSHNSSNQQQQRERHLDRSGSDTGEMHESLGNGTGGTPPLPNGRAAAAGAARSRLGRDGLPSELDIMKEKFAKLLLGEDMSGTGKGVASALALSNAVTNLAASVFGEHRKLEPMAPDTKERWKREVGWLLSVTDHIVEFVPTRQTAENGTTMEIMSTAQRRDLAMNIPALRKLDAMLIGYMDNFVDQTEFWYEKGGDNKRDDDKWWMPTVKVPSEGLSDVTRKWLQYQKECVNQVLKAAMAINAQVLVEMEIPEIYIESLPKKGKTSLGDAIYRSITEDTFDPLEFLAGMDLSTEHKVLDLKNRIEASTVIWKRKMQTKDSKSSWSSIVSFEKREQFEERAETILHLLKIQFPGTPQSQLDISKIQYNRDVGYALLESYSRVLESLAYSVMSRIEDVLSADAAAQNLTATEAARRMMESAELPAARKLDAKEELEKLNEAPASMTLFDFMGWHFDQDELMKRREDGTLDADGEAMLLKKAPSMAPKKFSYVDSLSSGGGTRSPSARH from the exons ATGGTGCGCTTCCTCCGGCGCGGACACAGCCTTGACAAGACCGGATCGCACAACAGcagcaaccagcagcagcagcgagagCGACACCTCGACAGGAGCGGCAGCGACACGGGCGAGATGCACGAGTCCCTTGGCAATGGCACCGGCGGCACCCCGCCTCTTCCCAacggccgggcggcggcggccggggcgGCGCGATCGCGCCTGGGCCGCGACGGCCTACCCTCAG AGCTGGACATCATGAAGGAGAAGTTCGCCAAGCTCCTGCTGGGCGAGGACATGTCCGGCACCGGCAAGGGCGTGGCGTCCGCGCTGGCGCTGTCCAACGCCGTCACCAACCTCGCGGCGTCCGTGTTCGGCGAGCACCGCAAGCTGGAGCCCATGGCGCCCGACACCAAGGAGCGCTGGAAGAGGGAGGTGGGATGGCTGCTGTCCGTCACCGACCACATCGTCGAGTTCGTGCCCACGCGCCAGACCGCGGAGAACGGGACAACAATGGAG ATCATGTCCACGGCGCAGCGGCGCGACCTCGCCATGAACATCCCCGCGCTGCGGAAGCTCGACGCCATGCTCATC GGCTACATGGACAACTTCGTGGACCAGACCGAGTTCTGGTACGAGAAGGGTGGTGACAACAAGCGCGACGACGACAAGTGGTGGATGCCGACGGTGAAGGTGCCGTCGGAGGGGCTGTCGGACGTGACCCGCAAGTGGCTGCAGTACCAGAAGGAGTGCGTCAACCAGGTGCTCAAGGCGGCCATGGCCATCAACGCGCAGGTGCTTGTGGAGATGGAGATCCCGGAGATCTACATTGAGTCGCTGCCAAAG AAAGGGAAGACAAGCCTGGGCGACGCCATCTACCGTAGCATCACCGAGGACACCTTCGACCCGCTGGAGTTCTTGGCCGGCATGGACCTCTCCACGGAGCACAAGGTGCTGGACCTCAAGAACCGCATCGAGGCCTCCACCGTGATCTGGAAGCGCAAGATGCAGACCAAGGACTCCAAGTCCTCGTGGAGCTCCATCGTCAGCTTCGAGAAGCGCGAGCAGTTCGAGGAGCGCGCCGAGACCATCCTCCACCTCCTCAAGATCCAGTTCCCGGGGACGCCGCAGTCGCAGCTCGACATCTCCAAGATCCAGTACAACAGG GACGTCGGTTACGCCCTCCTGGAGAGCTACTCGCGCGTGCTGGAGAGCCTGGCGTACAGCGTCATGTCCCGCATCGAGGACGTGCTGAGCGCGGACGCGGCGGCGCAGAACCTGACGGCGACCGAGGCGGCGCGGCGGATGATGGAGTCGGCGGAGCTGCCCGCGGCGCGGAAGCTGGACGCCAAGGAGGAGCTGGAGAAGCTGAACGAGGCCCCGGCGTCGATGACGCTCTTCGACTTCATGGGCTGGCACTTCGACCAGGACGAGCTGATGAAGCGCAGGGAGGACGGCACGCTGGACGCGGACGGCGAGGCCATGCTCCTCAAGAAAGCGCCCAGCATGGCGCCCAAGAAGTTCTCCTACGTCGACAGCCTCTCCTCCGGCGGCGGCACGAGGAGTCCCTCGGCGCGCCACTGA
- the LOC136466992 gene encoding uncharacterized protein, which yields MALLGDALRQAFLMPRRAYAALRDDEHSLPPRLRRPLAVSAACCVAAAVAAAACVSLGIVFPAEPAERPFCRERRMLEALPAAASSREEEPEAYRYRGGAFYMTTAEAADFYWMVVFVPSAVLFGASFTYLVAGMSVAYAAPRRHPMICVVENNFCASRRGGVRCLAILNVVFAVIFGLMAIILGSTLLALGSTCSVPLFWCYEITAWGLAVLYGGTAFFLRRRAAVVLDEGDYVTHNVGLEMLESKMEVTPEMQRRINDGFKQWMGSSLLSSDDEEEATDDYIEHDAPSPTALGQHRQQEHDLET from the exons aTGGCACTCCTCGGCGACGCGCTGCGGCAGGCCTTCCTGATGCCAAGGCGCGCCTACGCGGCGCTCCGCGACGACGAGCACTCCCTCCCGCCTCGCCTCCGCCGTCCGCTGGCCGTGAGCGCCGCCTGCTGCGTCGCCGCCGCTGTGGCAGCTGCCGCGTGCGTCAGCCTCGGGATCGTGTTCCCCGCCGAGCCCGCCGAGCGGCCCTTCTGCCGGGAGCGCCGCATGCTGGAGGCGCTGCCCGCCGCCGCCAGCAGcagggaggaggagcccgaggcgTACCGGTACCGCGGGGGTGCCTTTTACATGACCACCGCTGAGGCCGCCGACTTCTACTGGATGGTCGTCTTCGTGCCATCCGCCGTCCTCTTTGGCGCCTCGTTCACCTACCTTGTAGCTG GAATGTCTGTTGCATATGCTGCTCCAAGAAGGCATCCAATGATCTGTGTTGTTGAGAATAATTTCTGTGCTTCTAGAAGAG GTGGTGTTCGTTGCCTGGCTATACTTAATGTAGTTTTCGCTGTAATATTTGGTCTCATGGCAATTATTCTTGGATCGACACTGCTGGCCCTTGGAAGTACTTGTTCAGTTCCTCTTTTCTGGTGCTACGAAATTACAGCCTGGGGTTTGGCAGTGTTATATGGTGGCACAGCCTTCTTCTTGAGAAGGAGAGCTGCAGTTGTCCTTGACGAGGGAGATTACGTTACCCACAATGTGGGTCTGGAGATGCTGGAGTCCAAAATGGAAGTGACTCCAGAGATGCAGCGCCGCATCAACGATGGTTTCAAGCAGTGGATGGGTTCGTCCCTTCTATCTTCTGATGACGAGGAGGAAGCCACGGATGACTACATTGAGCACGATGCTCCTAGCCCGACTGCCTTGGGTCAACATCGCCAGCAGGAGCATGATCTAGAGACCTGA
- the LOC136465516 gene encoding uncharacterized protein, with the protein MAQPPNPKRRSLPLPDWRSGLPEDLLESIGQRLVLGHNAASFRSACSPWRAAALFVTFGPLLLLPFDPDSDRVGFYCVPEKVLSKMLPDVRGKVACSSSCGWLALMDEAASVTLLNPFAGAHTLRIELPLAGEHVMAASSSEHVSRVHGRWVLHPTNGYGDANAAGKAIKLEDMRDVVFHEIVLSAPPGVAGRECVAMAMLGCYTKVVFCRVRVDNAWTLLDTKVEFSVGSIVHYQDKFLVIDCSGEISVYSSNIVGATPTTMLLPSLSPPAGLYHRSYLESNGELHIVGAMVSTFHET; encoded by the coding sequence atggctcagcctcctaatcccaagagaaggtctctacctctccctgactggagatccggtctgccagaggatctcctcgagtccattgGGCAGCGTCTCGTGTTAGGCCACAACGCGGCGTCCTTTCGATCCGCTTGTtccccatggcgcgccgccgccctgttcgtgaccttcgggccgctcctgTTGCTCCCATTTGACCCCGACTCGGACCGTGTTGGCTTCTACTGCGTCCCggagaaggtcttgtccaagatgctgcccgacgtgcgcggcaaggtggcatgcagctcctcgtgtgggtggttggcgctcatggacgaggcggcgTCCGTGACACTACTGAATCCATTCGCCGGTGCCCATACCCTCCGCATTGAGCTCCCACTAGCAGGAGAACACGTCATGGCGGCGTCCTCATCGGAAcacgtgtctagggtccacggccggtgggtcctccatcccaccaatggCTATGGGGACGCGAATGCCGCAGGCAAAGctatcaagctagaagacatgagggacgtggTCTTCCATGAGATCGTGCTCTCAGCGCCGCCTGGCGTCGCCGGccgcgagtgcgtggccatggccatgcttgggtgctacACGAAGGTCGTGTTCTGCCGGGTTAGAGTCGACAACGCATGGACGTTGCTCGACACCAAAGTggagttctccgtggggtccatcgtccactaCCAAGATAAGTTCTTGGTGATCGACTGCAGTGGAGAAATCTCTGTCTACAGCAGCAACATCGTCGGCGCTACTCCAACCACGATGCTGCTGCCATCGCTAtcgccacctgcggggctctACCACCGTAGCTACctagaatcaaacggtgagctacACATTGTGGGTGCtatggtgagcacgttccacgagacatAG